A single genomic interval of Alteromonas sp. BL110 harbors:
- a CDS encoding FapA family protein produces MNGVTISFDKSRTYINIMLTPSEFTSEVDIREVRQQLESGETKRLYVSEKALKSACETANHYFKTGDGTVVQERIGERKNAEVEFRVPEDGMIANLVLTTPYGGKLPSLATVKSLAVKNRVIRGVSTKKIDAMLKAARNAAPGTVLEETIAKGLPARNGKNSKFIPLVPNALERILKPQTNEGERVDMRNLGEVICVKINTPVLRRTPPTKGRSGFDVKGNTISAAQGEWVDFKMGTGTVLSDSDANLLMSAISGMPKYRDQVMNIDDTFICNGVNVGSGHVNYEGAVLVNGDVTEKMQIKAAGDVTINGFVESAYIESGGDIIITEGAMGKVNDKQGDFQCKLVAAGSIHVQHGQGIDIQCVGNITVGRQLAYSRLRCGGAVIVGQIDKPMGNLFACDIISQDRVEAGTLGAVSGSTLKVDFSPGFNQLLERKDSLDELLRQIRENNLKHKEKIALIQGKKIPKELQRKAAEALELFNNESALLEWLENKANDVKAAKENYQTDIKLIANKRLYPGVSAKLNNRNWRSEREYDRAQIHYDSHQWHYEPII; encoded by the coding sequence ATGAATGGCGTTACAATAAGCTTCGACAAATCAAGAACCTATATAAACATTATGCTCACCCCTTCTGAATTTACATCAGAAGTGGATATTCGTGAAGTTAGGCAGCAATTGGAAAGCGGCGAAACCAAGCGCCTTTATGTGTCAGAAAAAGCGTTGAAATCTGCCTGTGAGACGGCAAACCATTACTTTAAGACGGGTGATGGGACCGTGGTTCAAGAACGTATTGGCGAACGCAAAAACGCAGAAGTTGAATTTAGGGTGCCTGAAGATGGCATGATCGCAAACTTAGTTCTTACTACCCCCTATGGCGGCAAACTCCCATCTCTCGCGACAGTTAAATCGTTAGCGGTTAAAAATAGAGTGATTCGAGGTGTGAGCACTAAGAAAATAGACGCGATGCTAAAAGCAGCTAGGAATGCTGCACCCGGCACCGTTTTAGAGGAAACCATCGCCAAAGGGCTTCCTGCCCGAAATGGAAAAAATTCAAAGTTTATTCCCCTTGTTCCAAACGCGCTCGAACGAATACTTAAACCGCAAACAAACGAAGGCGAACGCGTTGACATGCGCAACTTAGGCGAAGTGATATGCGTGAAAATAAACACGCCTGTTCTGCGCCGTACTCCACCTACTAAAGGGCGTTCAGGCTTTGATGTGAAAGGAAACACAATCTCTGCCGCTCAAGGCGAATGGGTGGATTTTAAAATGGGTACAGGAACGGTGTTGTCTGATAGCGACGCAAATCTATTAATGTCGGCGATTTCAGGGATGCCTAAATACCGTGACCAAGTTATGAATATTGATGACACCTTTATTTGTAATGGCGTTAACGTCGGGTCAGGGCATGTAAATTATGAAGGTGCTGTATTAGTCAATGGCGATGTCACCGAGAAAATGCAAATTAAAGCAGCAGGTGACGTTACTATTAACGGTTTCGTAGAGTCGGCTTATATTGAGTCTGGCGGTGACATTATTATTACCGAAGGTGCCATGGGTAAGGTGAACGATAAGCAAGGTGACTTCCAGTGCAAACTCGTAGCCGCGGGAAGCATTCACGTTCAGCATGGTCAAGGCATTGATATTCAGTGCGTTGGAAATATTACGGTCGGCAGGCAACTTGCGTACAGCCGACTGCGCTGCGGTGGTGCGGTAATCGTGGGGCAAATTGATAAACCCATGGGTAATTTATTTGCCTGTGACATTATTAGTCAAGACCGTGTTGAAGCAGGTACGCTGGGTGCGGTTTCAGGAAGCACGTTGAAAGTCGATTTCAGTCCAGGCTTTAACCAACTACTCGAGCGCAAAGATTCACTTGATGAGTTATTAAGGCAGATTCGAGAGAATAACTTAAAACACAAAGAAAAAATTGCCCTTATTCAGGGTAAGAAGATCCCTAAAGAACTACAGCGCAAGGCGGCAGAGGCCCTGGAGCTTTTTAACAATGAAAGCGCGCTTCTTGAGTGGCTAGAGAATAAAGCTAACGACGTTAAAGCCGCGAAAGAAAACTATCAGACGGATATTAAGCTTATTGCAAACAAGAGGCTCTACCCTGGTGTTTCCGCTAAGCTAAATAATAGAAATTGGCGTTCTGAGCGAGAGTACGATCGCGCTCAAATTCACTACGATTCGCATCAATGGCATTATGAGCCAATAATTTAA
- a CDS encoding diguanylate cyclase produces the protein MLLVGAAFSALLQAAPEQPLASQNSIEVTYCIDPNWAPYEAIRNGIHVGISAQYMQLIAELSELKFKLVPTQSWQESLEFVQQGKCQVIPMMNTSNYRKQFLDFSVPYFEAPNVLVARAGMPMLQGYSGIGNRTVGIVQGYRQVEYISRYYPGLRLKLIPSEEEGLKQLANGEFDVMVGSLMSVNMHINNLELEDLHIVGYAEPFDSLAFGVNKSFGHLVDKLNMAIERVPETKKVEIYKQWNNVQIRYSRNYAVMILSSAIVLLGLLWLISRNRHVGGYKRIIQQKNEEISALQATLLERNKTLGFLSAHDTITGLYNRNHMIQRAEEEISRFHRFHTTATLIAIDLTPVDENQFSHDPSIRDEVLKTAAQNCLNTVREVDVVSRFTGEQFVVLCPQTQLDSAKILADRLLECMDTHYLLSNKYKTAIGMAELRDSEEFPDWLERTIKALYQSKRQGYGNVTIAQ, from the coding sequence GTGTTGTTAGTAGGAGCCGCTTTTAGTGCACTCTTGCAAGCCGCACCAGAGCAACCATTAGCATCTCAAAATTCAATCGAAGTAACCTATTGTATTGACCCCAATTGGGCGCCTTATGAAGCGATAAGAAATGGCATCCACGTGGGTATTTCAGCTCAGTATATGCAGCTAATTGCTGAACTCAGCGAGCTTAAGTTCAAGCTAGTTCCTACACAGAGTTGGCAGGAAAGCCTAGAATTCGTTCAACAAGGTAAATGCCAAGTCATTCCGATGATGAACACGTCTAATTATCGCAAGCAGTTTTTAGACTTTAGTGTGCCGTATTTTGAGGCGCCAAATGTATTGGTTGCCCGAGCGGGCATGCCTATGCTGCAGGGGTATTCAGGTATCGGTAATCGTACAGTAGGTATTGTGCAGGGGTATCGCCAAGTAGAGTATATTTCTCGTTATTATCCCGGTTTGCGGCTAAAACTCATCCCATCTGAGGAAGAGGGCCTTAAGCAACTCGCCAACGGTGAATTTGACGTAATGGTAGGCTCATTGATGAGTGTGAATATGCACATTAATAACCTTGAGCTTGAAGATTTACACATTGTTGGTTACGCCGAACCCTTTGACTCTCTCGCATTCGGCGTTAATAAGTCGTTCGGGCATTTAGTCGATAAACTTAATATGGCAATTGAACGGGTTCCAGAGACGAAGAAAGTAGAAATCTACAAACAGTGGAACAACGTGCAAATTCGTTACAGCCGCAACTATGCCGTGATGATATTGAGTTCAGCAATCGTATTATTGGGCTTGTTGTGGCTAATTTCGAGAAACCGCCACGTGGGCGGCTACAAGCGTATAATTCAACAAAAAAATGAAGAGATAAGTGCGCTTCAAGCCACTTTGTTAGAGAGAAACAAAACGTTAGGTTTTCTTTCTGCCCACGATACAATTACAGGTCTGTATAACCGTAATCATATGATACAAAGAGCCGAAGAAGAGATATCGCGCTTCCATAGGTTTCATACTACCGCTACATTAATCGCGATTGATTTAACGCCTGTTGATGAAAATCAATTTTCTCACGACCCTTCTATTCGAGACGAAGTGTTGAAGACGGCCGCCCAAAACTGCCTTAATACAGTAAGAGAGGTCGATGTTGTTTCAAGGTTCACTGGGGAGCAGTTCGTTGTGCTTTGTCCACAGACCCAATTAGACTCAGCAAAGATTCTTGCAGACAGGCTGTTAGAGTGTATGGATACTCATTATCTTCTAAGCAATAAATACAAAACTGCCATCGGCATGGCTGAATTGCGAGATTCAGAAGAGTTTCCTGACTGGCTTGAGCGCACCATAAAAGCGCTTTATCAGTCTAAGCGGCAAGGCTACGGCAATGTGACCATTGCCCAGTAA
- the kynU gene encoding kynureninase, with protein sequence MINKVFSAKQLDEKDPLFSKASEFSLPNNTIYLDGNSLGPLPKKAEERASEVVKSQWGEGLITSWNKHQWISLPQQVGDKIGTIIGAKQGQVICCDSISINLFKVLSAALKMHPERKVIATTRDNFPTDIYMVQGLLDLLGTEYSIRYIDENNVGAQLTDDIAVLMLTQVNFRSGLKLDMKGITEQAHNKGILTLWDLAHSAGAFPVDLDECNVDFAVGCTYKYLNGGPGAPAFIYVARRHQGSYKQPLSGWMGHSSPFSFSPDYAPDTSIKQNLCGTPGIIGMSILDAALDVFEGVSIKAIDEKSKKLQAYFIAEAKRADLLDELKVVSPSLDNRGSQIAFAHDDAYAICQAWIAEGVIADFRAPNILRIGFAPLYLSFSDIEKAVTSLASIMREKRYDNDVFKQLQSVT encoded by the coding sequence ATGATAAATAAGGTATTTTCTGCTAAGCAACTTGATGAAAAAGATCCGCTTTTTAGCAAAGCGAGTGAATTCTCGTTGCCAAACAATACTATCTATCTTGATGGTAACTCTCTAGGACCTTTGCCCAAAAAAGCGGAAGAGCGCGCCAGTGAGGTGGTAAAAAGTCAGTGGGGCGAGGGCCTTATTACTAGCTGGAACAAGCATCAGTGGATTTCATTACCACAACAGGTGGGTGACAAAATTGGCACGATTATCGGAGCCAAGCAAGGGCAAGTAATATGCTGCGATTCGATATCAATCAATTTATTTAAAGTACTTAGCGCTGCCTTGAAAATGCACCCTGAAAGAAAAGTTATCGCTACAACAAGAGATAATTTTCCCACCGATATTTACATGGTACAAGGTTTACTCGACTTACTGGGCACTGAATACAGCATCCGGTACATAGATGAAAATAACGTCGGTGCCCAGCTTACCGACGATATTGCAGTACTCATGTTGACTCAAGTTAACTTTCGAAGTGGCTTAAAGCTCGATATGAAAGGCATTACTGAGCAGGCGCATAATAAAGGGATTCTTACGCTATGGGATTTAGCACATAGTGCGGGCGCGTTTCCTGTCGACCTAGATGAGTGCAATGTAGACTTTGCCGTTGGTTGTACTTATAAGTATTTAAATGGCGGTCCAGGCGCCCCGGCGTTTATCTATGTTGCTCGACGGCATCAGGGCTCTTACAAACAACCCTTATCAGGTTGGATGGGGCATAGCTCGCCATTTTCGTTTTCTCCCGACTACGCTCCTGATACCTCAATAAAGCAAAACTTGTGTGGTACACCAGGTATTATTGGCATGAGTATTTTAGATGCTGCCCTTGATGTGTTCGAAGGCGTTTCGATTAAAGCTATTGATGAAAAATCTAAAAAGCTTCAAGCTTATTTTATCGCTGAAGCTAAAAGGGCGGATTTGTTAGATGAACTTAAGGTGGTAAGCCCTTCGCTAGACAATCGAGGTAGCCAAATTGCGTTTGCCCACGATGATGCTTATGCCATTTGCCAAGCGTGGATTGCAGAAGGGGTTATTGCCGATTTTCGTGCCCCAAACATACTTCGTATTGGCTTTGCGCCACTGTATCTGAGTTTTTCTGATATTGAAAAAGCGGTAACGTCATTGGCTAGTATCATGAGGGAAAAGCGTTATGATAACGATGTATTTAAGCAACTACAGAGTGTCACATAG
- a CDS encoding alpha/beta hydrolase family protein, giving the protein MKTINMKSFIKPIFPTILAALATLSAPVNAQATSFQNKGSVANYKNYKDTHVNERHLIPDDSSNDTHANLEAHVAARVPSSTMGVTQTTSNYKDTHDNESKLTSKNASNDTHTNRDVSAHSNEISPTLTQVSYTALGVLPTSQVPYSALGVLPTSEHDTQFNYGDDPLQIVYVWHGRGGVENEFAGNAVIFVHGGCWLNAYGYDHAKGFYHALAELGMGVYAMEYRRVGDKGGGWPGSLEDVTRAVKASIETIEATGDNRNIYLVGHSAGGHLGLLAAQQLSSSEVSKGIKKVIGLAAITNMKSYALGENSCQTATPKFMGGMPNENEREYQIASPDVAKIKSSVILLQGNEDSIVPEHHATMPGAKNRIITNGGHFDWLHPESTSFDALLEVLGQHDK; this is encoded by the coding sequence ATGAAAACGATAAATATGAAATCTTTCATCAAGCCCATCTTCCCGACAATATTAGCCGCACTAGCTACACTCTCGGCTCCAGTAAATGCTCAAGCTACCTCATTTCAAAATAAGGGAAGCGTTGCAAATTACAAAAATTACAAAGACACCCATGTAAATGAGCGTCATTTAATTCCCGATGACTCATCAAATGACACCCATGCTAACTTGGAGGCTCACGTAGCCGCGCGAGTGCCATCTTCTACGATGGGTGTCACGCAAACAACGTCGAATTACAAAGACACCCACGATAATGAATCCAAGTTGACCTCGAAAAACGCTTCGAATGACACCCATACCAATAGAGATGTAAGCGCTCATTCGAATGAAATTTCACCCACCCTGACCCAAGTTTCATATACTGCGTTGGGTGTCTTGCCAACGTCACAAGTTCCATATTCTGCGTTGGGTGTCTTGCCAACGTCAGAGCATGACACCCAATTCAACTATGGGGATGACCCGCTTCAGATTGTGTATGTATGGCATGGCCGCGGTGGGGTTGAAAATGAGTTTGCTGGGAACGCCGTTATTTTTGTACATGGTGGGTGTTGGCTTAATGCATACGGCTATGACCATGCGAAAGGGTTTTATCATGCGTTGGCAGAGCTTGGGATGGGTGTCTATGCAATGGAGTATCGGCGCGTTGGTGATAAAGGCGGAGGCTGGCCTGGTAGCCTAGAAGATGTAACAAGGGCTGTGAAAGCATCGATAGAAACAATTGAAGCGACGGGTGATAACCGCAACATATATTTAGTGGGTCACTCTGCAGGCGGGCATCTTGGCTTACTTGCCGCACAGCAACTATCGAGTAGCGAAGTAAGTAAAGGCATCAAAAAGGTGATAGGCCTTGCCGCTATAACGAATATGAAAAGCTATGCACTTGGCGAAAATAGCTGTCAGACAGCTACGCCGAAATTTATGGGTGGAATGCCCAACGAAAACGAACGTGAATACCAAATAGCTTCGCCAGATGTAGCAAAAATCAAGTCTTCGGTAATATTATTGCAAGGCAACGAAGATAGTATTGTACCCGAACACCACGCTACAATGCCCGGCGCAAAAAATAGAATAATAACAAATGGTGGTCATTTCGATTGGCTACACCCTGAATCAACATCCTTTGATGCTTTACTAGAGGTTTTAGGTCAACATGATAAATAA
- a CDS encoding thiolase family protein: MSKDSVVIVAAKRTPMGGFNGNLSSLTATKLGEAAIKAACEEMDVSVIDEVIMGCVLPAGLGQSPARQASLGAGLPLSAGVTTINKVCGSGLKAVMMAHDLIKAGSATAVVAGGMESMSNAPYMLPKARTGYRMGHGQVLDHMMLDGLENAYDGKAMGCFAQDTADGENISRGEMDEFALSSLSKAHEAINSGTFVDEIVPVTISSRKGDTVVDTDEGPGSARPEKIPTLRPAFKKDGTVTAANSSSISDGAAALVVMSESKAKELGLAPLARVVAHATNSIEPENFTVAPVGAMEKVLDKAGWTKEEVDLFEINEAFAMVTMLAVKKLGLDENKVNVKGGACALGHPIGASGARILVTLLHALKQRGEHKGIASLCIGGGEGVALAVEMI; encoded by the coding sequence ATGAGTAAAGATTCAGTGGTTATTGTCGCGGCTAAGCGCACACCAATGGGTGGCTTCAACGGTAATTTGTCTTCGCTTACTGCGACTAAACTGGGGGAGGCTGCGATTAAAGCAGCCTGTGAAGAGATGGATGTCTCTGTAATTGATGAAGTTATCATGGGGTGCGTGTTACCTGCTGGCCTTGGTCAATCACCTGCACGACAAGCATCACTGGGGGCAGGGCTTCCGCTAAGCGCAGGTGTAACAACTATTAACAAAGTATGCGGCTCGGGACTAAAAGCGGTAATGATGGCGCACGACCTAATCAAAGCGGGCAGTGCAACAGCAGTTGTAGCGGGTGGAATGGAGAGCATGAGTAATGCGCCCTACATGCTGCCTAAAGCAAGAACGGGTTATCGCATGGGGCATGGCCAAGTGCTAGATCACATGATGCTTGATGGGCTAGAAAACGCCTATGATGGAAAAGCAATGGGATGTTTTGCGCAAGATACGGCCGATGGAGAAAATATTTCTCGCGGCGAAATGGATGAGTTTGCGTTGAGTTCGCTTTCGAAAGCTCATGAAGCAATAAATAGCGGTACATTTGTTGATGAAATAGTTCCAGTGACAATTTCGTCTAGAAAGGGCGACACCGTTGTCGATACCGATGAAGGCCCAGGTTCAGCACGTCCTGAAAAAATTCCAACTTTAAGACCTGCGTTCAAAAAAGACGGTACGGTCACTGCAGCTAACTCAAGCTCAATTTCCGATGGTGCTGCAGCACTGGTTGTTATGAGTGAGAGTAAAGCGAAGGAACTTGGTTTAGCGCCACTGGCACGTGTAGTTGCTCACGCTACAAATTCTATTGAACCTGAAAACTTTACTGTGGCACCTGTAGGAGCAATGGAAAAAGTGCTAGATAAAGCAGGCTGGACAAAAGAAGAAGTCGATTTGTTCGAAATTAATGAAGCTTTCGCAATGGTGACCATGCTAGCAGTCAAGAAACTCGGGCTTGATGAAAATAAAGTGAACGTGAAAGGCGGTGCATGTGCTTTGGGCCACCCAATCGGTGCATCGGGCGCACGTATTTTGGTAACTCTGCTGCATGCCCTTAAGCAGCGTGGCGAACATAAAGGTATTGCTTCCTTATGCATTGGTGGAGGAGAAGGAGTAGCACTGGCTGTTGAAATGATTTAA
- a CDS encoding MerR family transcriptional regulator, translated as MSKYEDETTYAIGELAREFDITPRSIRFYEEQGLMSPARTGQNRVYLNKDRVRLKLILRGKRLGFSLAEVKTLFDMYDTNPNSAIQLEAMLEMTEQKRAVLKQQLEDIQMLMAELDDVEARCREELAELKRGNIA; from the coding sequence ATGAGCAAGTACGAAGACGAAACAACATATGCAATAGGTGAACTCGCGCGAGAGTTTGACATTACTCCTCGTTCAATTCGTTTTTATGAAGAGCAAGGGCTAATGTCGCCGGCCAGAACTGGACAGAATCGTGTTTATTTAAACAAAGACAGAGTGCGCTTAAAGCTTATCTTGCGCGGAAAACGCTTAGGTTTTTCCCTTGCTGAAGTCAAAACACTGTTCGACATGTACGACACTAATCCCAACTCGGCCATTCAGCTAGAAGCCATGCTTGAAATGACTGAGCAAAAAAGAGCTGTGCTTAAACAACAATTAGAAGATATTCAGATGCTAATGGCAGAACTGGATGATGTTGAAGCACGTTGCCGTGAAGAACTCGCAGAATTAAAACGAGGAAATATCGCATGA
- a CDS encoding isovaleryl-CoA dehydrogenase gives MNTSYPTLNFGLGEDIEMLRDQVYQFAQNEIAPLAEQADADNQFPNQLWTKLGDMGLLGVTVSEQYGGSDMGYLAHTIAMEEVSRASGGIGLSYGAHSNLCVNQIFKNGNDAQRAKYLPKLVSGEHVGALAMSEPNAGSDVVSMKLKAEKRGDKYILNGNKMWITNGPDAHTFVIYAKTDPNAGPKGITAFIVERDFPGFSRAQKLDKLGMRSSNTCELVFEDCEVPAENILGKEGEGVRVLMSGLDYERLVLSGGPLGIMQSCMDIVVPYIHDRQQFGQSIGQFQLVQGKVADMYTQMNAARAYVYTVAQSCDRGETTRKDAAGAILYSAELATKMALDAIQLLGGNGYINEYPTGRLLRDAKLYEIGAGTSEIRRMLIGRELFNESM, from the coding sequence ATGAACACCTCCTACCCTACTTTGAATTTTGGACTTGGTGAAGACATCGAGATGCTACGCGACCAGGTCTACCAATTTGCACAAAATGAGATTGCTCCTCTGGCTGAACAAGCAGACGCAGATAACCAATTTCCAAATCAACTGTGGACTAAGCTTGGTGATATGGGTTTATTGGGTGTAACTGTTTCAGAGCAATACGGTGGCTCTGACATGGGGTATCTCGCCCACACTATTGCTATGGAGGAAGTTAGCCGTGCATCAGGTGGAATAGGATTGAGTTACGGCGCACATTCAAACCTTTGTGTTAATCAAATTTTCAAAAATGGTAACGACGCTCAGCGTGCAAAGTATCTTCCTAAGCTAGTAAGCGGTGAACACGTTGGTGCATTAGCCATGAGTGAGCCAAATGCAGGCTCGGACGTTGTTAGCATGAAATTAAAAGCTGAAAAGCGCGGCGACAAGTACATTCTCAACGGTAATAAAATGTGGATAACGAATGGCCCTGATGCACATACCTTTGTTATCTACGCAAAGACCGACCCTAACGCGGGCCCAAAAGGGATCACAGCGTTTATAGTTGAACGAGATTTCCCAGGCTTTAGCCGTGCGCAAAAGCTCGACAAACTTGGCATGCGCTCGTCTAACACTTGTGAATTAGTGTTCGAAGATTGCGAAGTACCAGCCGAAAATATCCTTGGCAAAGAAGGCGAAGGCGTTCGTGTCCTAATGAGCGGCTTAGATTACGAGCGTCTAGTTTTATCAGGTGGCCCACTCGGCATTATGCAATCGTGCATGGATATTGTTGTTCCATATATTCACGATCGACAGCAGTTTGGTCAATCAATTGGGCAATTCCAACTGGTACAGGGCAAAGTAGCTGACATGTATACGCAAATGAATGCGGCGCGAGCTTACGTTTATACGGTTGCACAGTCTTGCGATCGTGGTGAGACAACGCGCAAAGATGCAGCTGGCGCTATTCTTTACTCAGCAGAACTTGCTACAAAAATGGCTTTAGATGCCATTCAGTTGCTAGGGGGTAATGGCTATATCAATGAATATCCTACTGGCCGCCTATTACGTGACGCCAAGCTTTATGAAATTGGTGCAGGTACATCGGAAATTCGCCGAATGCTAATTGGCCGCGAGCTTTTTAACGAATCTATGTAA
- a CDS encoding carboxyl transferase domain-containing protein has translation MPVLRSSINTKSETFIANAEHMQAQVNDLVEKIEQICQGGGEKAAQRHVSRGKLLPRDRINALIDPDTPFLEIGQLAAWEVYEDYVPCAGVVAGIGIVAGIECMIVANDATVKGGTYYPLTVKKHLRAQTIAEQNNLPCIYLVDSGGANLPRQDEVFPDRDHFGRIFFNQANMSAKNIPQIAVVMGSCTAGGAYVPAMADESIIVKEQATIFLGGPPLVKAATGEVVTAEELGGGDVHTRISGVADHLANNDHHALSLARNAISRLNRKKPECFNMAEVKPPRYDTKEIYGIVPADSRQTYDVREIIARVVDDSDFDEFKPLYGTTLVCGFARIFGFPVGIVANNGILFGESALKGAHFVELCAMRKIPLVFLQNITGFMVGKQYEHGGIAKHGAKMVTAVACANVPKLTVLIGGSFGAGNYGMCGRAYDPRFLFMWPNARISVMGGEQAAGVLAQVKRDQKERSGESWSIDEEKAFKQPVIDTYEKQGHPYYASARLWDDGVIDPADTRLVLGLSLSATLNKPIEDTQFGIFRM, from the coding sequence ATGCCCGTTCTTCGCTCAAGTATAAATACGAAGTCCGAAACATTTATCGCAAACGCCGAACATATGCAGGCTCAGGTAAATGATCTAGTCGAAAAAATAGAACAGATTTGTCAAGGTGGTGGGGAAAAAGCAGCCCAACGCCACGTGTCAAGAGGAAAACTATTACCTCGTGACAGAATAAACGCCCTCATCGATCCTGACACCCCGTTTCTGGAAATAGGCCAGTTAGCTGCCTGGGAAGTATATGAAGACTATGTACCCTGTGCAGGGGTTGTTGCCGGTATCGGTATTGTTGCTGGCATCGAGTGCATGATTGTCGCTAATGATGCCACAGTCAAAGGCGGGACGTACTACCCTCTTACTGTTAAAAAGCACCTTCGAGCTCAAACCATCGCAGAGCAGAATAACTTACCTTGTATTTACTTAGTGGATTCAGGTGGTGCTAATTTACCTCGTCAAGATGAAGTATTTCCTGACAGAGATCATTTCGGCCGCATATTCTTCAACCAAGCGAATATGTCTGCTAAGAATATCCCTCAAATCGCGGTAGTTATGGGCTCCTGTACAGCAGGCGGTGCTTATGTTCCTGCTATGGCTGATGAAAGTATTATCGTTAAAGAGCAGGCGACTATTTTCTTAGGTGGGCCACCACTTGTTAAAGCAGCGACAGGTGAAGTGGTAACCGCAGAAGAACTTGGTGGCGGCGACGTACACACCCGGATTTCTGGGGTCGCTGATCATTTAGCCAATAATGACCATCATGCACTTTCTTTAGCCCGAAATGCTATTTCTAGGTTGAACAGAAAGAAGCCAGAATGCTTTAACATGGCTGAGGTAAAACCTCCACGCTACGACACTAAAGAGATTTACGGCATCGTGCCTGCCGATAGTCGTCAGACATATGATGTAAGAGAAATCATTGCGCGTGTTGTTGATGACTCTGACTTTGATGAGTTCAAACCGCTTTACGGCACAACTCTGGTTTGCGGTTTTGCACGCATTTTCGGCTTCCCTGTGGGCATCGTGGCCAATAACGGCATACTTTTCGGTGAAAGTGCGCTTAAAGGCGCTCATTTTGTCGAGCTTTGTGCAATGCGTAAAATTCCCCTCGTATTTTTGCAAAACATCACTGGCTTTATGGTCGGTAAGCAATACGAACATGGTGGTATCGCGAAACATGGAGCCAAAATGGTAACCGCCGTAGCATGTGCGAATGTACCAAAACTTACAGTGCTTATCGGAGGAAGTTTTGGTGCAGGTAATTACGGCATGTGCGGCAGAGCCTATGACCCGCGCTTCCTTTTCATGTGGCCAAATGCCCGAATCTCTGTAATGGGCGGAGAACAAGCTGCTGGCGTTCTCGCACAGGTAAAGCGCGATCAAAAAGAGCGTTCTGGCGAGTCTTGGAGCATAGATGAGGAGAAAGCATTTAAACAACCCGTCATTGATACCTACGAAAAGCAAGGACATCCATACTATGCATCAGCAAGGCTTTGGGATGATGGCGTTATTGACCCGGCGGATACGCGGTTAGTGCTTGGGCTATCGCTGTCAGCGACCCTCAATAAGCCTATCGAAGACACCCAATTTGGCATATTTAGAATGTAG
- a CDS encoding enoyl-CoA hydratase/isomerase family protein, with the protein MEQSVIYSVDDRNIATVTLNRADKHNAFNDEMIIELTRLFKKAGEDENVRALILRAEGKSFSAGADLNWMKKMASYTEAQNESDALALATMLQTLYKMPKPTIARVQGAAFGGAVGLIACCDIAIGSKLSKFCLSEVKIGLIPATISPYVVEAMGARVCRRYFQTAEVFSARRARRLGLLSESVTEDELDSTIDDILSNILKNGPQAVAKAKDLVQWVSTQEIDDALLIKTSKLIAQVRTSDEGQEGLSAFLEKRSASWVEVQNDK; encoded by the coding sequence ATGGAACAATCAGTTATTTACAGCGTAGATGATAGAAACATTGCCACTGTCACCTTAAACAGGGCTGATAAACATAATGCCTTCAACGACGAAATGATAATCGAGCTGACTCGTTTGTTTAAAAAAGCGGGCGAAGACGAGAACGTTCGCGCGCTTATTTTAAGAGCGGAAGGTAAAAGTTTTAGCGCAGGCGCCGACCTTAACTGGATGAAAAAAATGGCCAGTTATACTGAAGCACAAAATGAAAGTGACGCTCTCGCATTAGCAACCATGCTGCAGACGCTTTATAAAATGCCAAAGCCCACAATAGCGAGAGTACAAGGTGCAGCTTTTGGCGGCGCAGTCGGTTTAATTGCTTGTTGTGATATTGCTATTGGAAGCAAGCTCAGCAAGTTTTGCTTAAGCGAAGTTAAAATAGGCCTTATCCCCGCGACTATCAGTCCTTACGTTGTTGAAGCAATGGGGGCACGTGTATGCCGACGCTACTTTCAAACCGCTGAAGTGTTTTCTGCGCGTAGAGCACGACGACTAGGTCTATTGAGCGAATCAGTTACCGAAGATGAGCTAGATAGCACTATCGACGATATTTTATCAAACATACTGAAAAATGGCCCCCAAGCAGTAGCGAAAGCTAAAGACTTGGTGCAATGGGTGTCTACGCAAGAGATTGACGATGCCCTTCTAATAAAAACGAGCAAACTTATTGCACAAGTTAGGACTTCTGATGAAGGTCAAGAAGGTTTGTCAGCCTTTTTAGAAAAGCGCAGTGCGTCATGGGTGGAGGTACAAAATGATAAATAA